The following coding sequences lie in one Pseudomonas marvdashtae genomic window:
- a CDS encoding OprD family outer membrane porin, whose amino-acid sequence LAYTVQSGALKSLNVKWRNSTMRRDFNVNEFDENRLIVSYPISLL is encoded by the coding sequence ACTGGCTTACACCGTGCAGAGCGGCGCGCTCAAGAGCCTCAACGTGAAATGGCGTAACTCGACGATGCGCCGGGATTTCAACGTCAATGAGTTCGATGAGAACCGCTTGATCGTCAGCTATCCGATCAGCTTGTTGTAA